In Athene noctua chromosome 11, bAthNoc1.hap1.1, whole genome shotgun sequence, the sequence GGCCAGGGCTGAGCCATACCTATAGTGAGCCAGTGCCGCGTTGAGCCCACTAGCAGAGATGGACTGGAAGCTGGGCCCGCGGTTGTGCTCCTGGGCCCTGGAAGGCAGCAGAGAAGGAGATGCTGGGGGTCTCCAGCTGCCCTACACTGGGTGTGTGTGGGGATGCGGTGACAGCACTGACTGGCGGAGTGTGTCGATGTGCTGTGCCCCCGAAAACTCGTCCACCTGCCCCTGAGGGACCATCTTCTCCAGCCACAGCAGGTACTGGATGACAGCCACTGCGTCCCGAACCTGGGGGTGGCCCGGCAGCATCAGGGGAGGGGAGATGTCAGCACCTcccttccctcagctgctccctacTTCTGCTCAGCGCTGCGGGGACAGGGAAAGCCCTTACGTGAGCAGCTcgcagcagctcctgctccttgGGGTTTTTCACAGCCTTGGCCAGCATGACAGGGGAGTAGCTGTcctccagcagcttctcctgcaagggcaggctggaggtggcacagccaGCCACCCCCTTGTGCCCCAGGGATGGCGCATCCCATGGTCCCCAAGCCCAGCAGGACACACGTCACCCACGGCCGGGCTCAGCATCGTGGTCAGCGGTGGTGCCGCACCTGGGGGATGACGCCGTAGAGGCCGTAGGTGGTGTACTTGGTGCCCAGCCAGATGGTGACGTTGCCCTGGGCATAGCGGTGGAGGTAGGCACGTGTCTGCCCGTACTCCTGCAGCTCCACGCACAGCGGCCCGGGGCAGCTCGCCTGCAGGGACTGACGTGCCGCCGCTGACAGCCGCAGCTCGTCCACGAACAGGCTGGGGAAGGATGCAGGATGGGGTGGGCACAGCCCAAAGTGGCTGTCCTCCCCGAGCCTGGCCATGTGGGGCACGCTGGcagaggggaaggggctggggggctcagaGGGGACGTTGGGCTGTGAACAGGATTTGGCCTTGGGCTGCACTCCCCAGGATTCAGAGGGTGCTGCAACCCAGCGTGGGCTGGATGGGAAGGGGCTGGACCCAGGGAAAATGTGGGGCTTGGAGGGGGCTCACAATGGGGCTGGGCACTGCGGGTTGTGGTGGGctcggggaaggggggggaaagcTGGGCCAGGGGAgggtcctgtgggtgctggccctggaaaggaaggagggtgggtgctgagccctgtCCATGCCCCTTGCCAAGAGAGATGCTGCCCACCTTATGCTGGTGTTGGTCAGCAGGGTGTATGAGTAGAAGACAGGATTGTAGGGGATGTCACATCCACGGAGATTGAAGAGCCCTGCCGGGAACGAGACCAAGCCTGTGCCTCTCAGCTGCCCTCCCACCCCCGGGTCTCAGAGCCCACAACACCCACCGCCACAGCACCCACCACGGCACCGCGACTACTCACAGGCCGTCTCCTCCAGCCCTGACAGCAGCACAGCCGTGGGGCGTCGAACATGCTGCTCCATCTGCTGCCGGATCCCAGCCACCTTCTCCTGCCAGCTGCTCCCTGGGAGGGGGGCAAATGATCGGCTCAGCTCAGGGACCATCACGGCTCCCAGCAGCCTCGGGGAGGATGGCAGTCGTACCTGTGAATGCTGCTGGGAGGGTGTAGATCTCACTGGAGGCTGGAGGGGGTCTCTGGTCACCCCACACTTGATCCACGAGATTGTTCTCGATGGGGAGCAGGGTCCTGCCAGAGCCGTGAAGAGCTTGGCTGTAGCTGTTCCATGTGTCTGAGGGAGGGGAAGCAGCCCACAGTTGGGGGCACCCAGTAAATCCACACCGGGGAGCTGCCCTCACGTCAGACAGGGTCACCTCATGTGACGGCTGACCCTACCAATAGAGAAGAGGAAGGGGTCCAAGCTGATGTTTCCCCCAACAGGAACTGCCTTCAGGATCCACCGCCCAATGGATTCAATCCAGGCTGCAGGAGAGACCTGGGTGGCACTATGAGGGCAAACCACCTCCTGGCCCATGCTGAGCCCAGATGAGGCTGTGGCTGGGGTTGGGAgggtcctgggggcagggggaggcagcagccccccagcctgccccccACTGACTTGTCCTCTGCAGCTCCCAGTTGCAGTCCAGCTGCCGCTCTGCCTGGGTCCAGTAGCGGCTGTCAGTCCATAGGGCAGCCTTGTCCTGTGTCACCACGCTGGTGCCTGGAACAGGAGTGAGGGCTCAGAGGTcaactcttccccttctccagggAGTCAGCGGGGACCCCCAGGGATCCCCAGCCCAACCTCCTGTGTGGAGCAGGACCATACCCTGCCCTGAGGATCCACAAGGATGAGGACCAGCAGGCAGCTGGGTGCTGGCCCCCTGAGCGGAGACCCCAGGGTGGTGAGGATGCTCTCACCTGCAGAGCCAGTGAAGCCAGTCAGCCAGCCCAGCCGGGAATCCCGCTCGGCGATGTACTCGCTCTGGAGCCAAGGATGGAGCCATGAGAGGTGGCCATGGGCACCGGCCAGGGAGCTGCtccctgggggggtgcaggcaggctgctgccttACCATGTGGGCATCCGTGGAGGGCACGATGTAAGCATGGACTCTGTGGGCTCGCATGATATCCCGCAGAGCGGCGAGCCGCGCTGTTGTGTTGACAGACGTAGGGGGCAGGTACTGGTGGCACAAGTGGACATGTGCTGGGAGAGGGGGACGGGACACCAACCACagtggtggggctggggagggggtgaccCAATGCGGGGTGTCCCAGGAACAGGGAGTGCTGGGAACGGCGGGGCTCACCGGCGGGTCCGTGGAGCAGTCCCGGATGTCAGTCGTGGCGGAGGCAGCCTGTGGTGGCCAGtctgcagcacagcctggggacacagggacaccctggAGCCTCAGGCTGCAGTCAGGGGCCAGGCTGGTCCCTTGCTCCAGcccagagccagcactgaggCAGTTGCGACCCTCATCCCCGGTCCCAAACACGGAGCCAGCCCAGCTTTGGGGCTTTTTGCAATCTGGGCATGGCCAGTGCCCGAGGCATGCCTGGGGATGGGCCCTGGGGGTGCGGTGGGATCTTCACGAGAGGCAGCCAGTGCCCACCGTGACCAGGAGCTGTGCAGGGGGttggcagaagccagccctgagcatccctgatgctggtgctgctggaggacCTGGCTGGTAGCCAGGGTGGTGTTCCGGACAGACCTGGCCTCACCCCGGTGCCACTCTGTGTCTGGTACCACCACTGGCACCACTGCAGTCTGCAGGCAGGGACCTGGTTCTTCATCTCAGGCCAAGGGCACCAGGCTCGGGTCCATGGGGCAATGGGGGGATGGGTCACCCTTAGCATGGTCCTTAATCATCACCTCCAGCTTGTCCCTGGGGTCGGGCAGGCAGGATTAGCCCCTCTCCACAGCCCAGcctcctgcccagggcagcgggctgcagcagcagagcagccctggctgcctAAGTGAAACCCACCCTTGCTTCACCCAAATGTGTGGTTCAGACTGCTGCACAACACCCCTACATCCTCGCGCTGGGACCAGCCTGGTTCCCGGGGGTCCCAGGTTGTGTCGTCGCCTGGCGAGCCCACCCCACCTCCCAGTCCAGCCCCTCCGACATACCGTGGAGCAGGAGCACCCAGGCTGCGATCCACCGTGGGGGGTGCATGGCTGCCCTGGGGGGGCCCAGCAGAATGGGGAGTGGAGGGGACCTTTCCTCAATGCCTTGGGTGACAGGTCCTTCCTCTTGTGCCTTTGCCCCAGGGGCAGAGGGATGCTGAATGAGAGAGCTAAGGATAGAAACGGGAGTGGTGGTTGTTGTCCTATGCATTGGAAGCGAATCCTGCCGCTAAATAGAAGTAAACAGCAAAATCAGCACAAAGTCCAAAGATCCTCCCGGAGCAGAGGTGGGgctgtgccagcacagcctggcacGTCCCAGCTGCCCGGGGTTAAAAACAGGCAAGAAggggctgcagggtgctctgCTCCCCTGTGTCTCTCTGGAAACCTCTATCCCCCAGAGCCACGGAGAGCTGACACGGGGCCCTCGGGGTGAgggtgccggggtggggggcCGTGCTGCGGGGGCTGGCTGTCTCCCCGAGCCAG encodes:
- the XPNPEP2 gene encoding xaa-Pro aminopeptidase 2, with translation MHPPRWIAAWVLLLHGCAADWPPQAASATTDIRDCSTDPPYLPPTSVNTTARLAALRDIMRAHRVHAYIVPSTDAHMSEYIAERDSRLGWLTGFTGSAGTSVVTQDKAALWTDSRYWTQAERQLDCNWELQRTTWIESIGRWILKAVPVGGNISLDPFLFSIDTWNSYSQALHGSGRTLLPIENNLVDQVWGDQRPPPASSEIYTLPAAFTGSSWQEKVAGIRQQMEQHVRRPTAVLLSGLEETAWLFNLRGCDIPYNPVFYSYTLLTNTSISLFVDELRLSAAARQSLQASCPGPLCVELQEYGQTRAYLHRYAQGNVTIWLGTKYTTYGLYGVIPQEKLLEDSYSPVMLAKAVKNPKEQELLRAAHVRDAVAVIQYLLWLEKMVPQGQVDEFSGAQHIDTLRQAQEHNRGPSFQSISASGLNAALAHYSPSNGSSRKLSVDEMYLLDTGGQYLDGTTDITRTVHWGVPTPLQKEAYTRVLMGNIDLSRLVFPPKTAGRTVESFARRALWDVGLNYGHGTGHGIGNFLSVHEWPVGFQSNNVPLAAGMFTSIEPGYYRDGEFGIRIEDVALVVNAQTKHQSREEPFLTFEVVSLVPYDRNLINLSLLSPEQIRYLNTYYETIRARVGPELQRQQLEEEYRWLQRNTEPFPLGSAATTTTATTILGTLISLLAVLLTGLQA